From the Musa acuminata AAA Group cultivar baxijiao chromosome BXJ1-2, Cavendish_Baxijiao_AAA, whole genome shotgun sequence genome, one window contains:
- the LOC135581979 gene encoding 20 kDa chaperonin, chloroplastic-like, with protein MASLQLAGTGNPAVARRSLPSFHGLRLSPFPFRLPSSIGACGVALERRGFRGHVVKAATVVAPKYISVKPLGDRVLVKINTSEEVTVGGILLPTTAQSKPQAGEVVAVGDGRTIGDDKVQIGIQTGSQVVYSKYAGTELEFNGSNHVILKEDDIVGILEADDVKDLKPLNDRVLIKVAEAEEKTAGGLLLTEASKEKPSIGTVIAVGPGPLDEEGNRKPSTTITPGSTVLYSKYAGNEFKSADGSLYIALRASDVMAVLS; from the exons ATGGCGTCGCTGCAGCTTGCTGGGACTGGAAACCCTGCCGTCGCCAGAAGGTCTTTGCCGTCCTTCCATGGGCTCCGTCTCTCTCCGTTCCCATTCAGGCTTCCTTCCTCAATTGGAGCTTGCGGAGTTGCACTTGAACGAAGGGGTTTTCGGGGTCATGTCGTGAAGGCCGCCACGGTTGTTGCTCCCAAG TACATTTCTGTCAAGCCTCTGGGTGATAGGGTGCTAGTTAAGATCAATACATCTGAGGAGGTGACTGTTGGTGGGATATTGCTGCCCACAACTGCTCAGTCAAAGCCTCAAGCTGGTGAGGTAGTTGCTGTTGGAGATGGAAGGACCATTGGCGATGACAAAGTGCAAATTGGTATTCAG ACGGGATCACAAGTAGTATACTCCAAGTATGCTGGCACAGAATTGGAATTCAATGGATCCAATCACGTCATCCTGAAGGAGGATGATATTGTCGGTATTCTTGAAGCTGATGATGTCAAGGATCTGAAACCCTTAAATGACCGTGTTCTAATAAAG GTTGCAGAAGCTGAGGAGAAGACAGCTGGTGGTTTGCTCTTGACAGAAGCGAGCAAGGAGAAGCCCTCCATTGGAACG GTTATTGCGGTCGGCCCTGGTCCCCTGGATGAGGAGGGGAACAGGAAGCCTTCGACGACGATCACCCCTGGCAGCACGGTGTTGTACTCCAAGTATGCTGGAAATGAGTTTAAGAGTGCTGATGGCTCCCTCTATATTGCTCTGAGAGCATCTGATGTGATGGCAGTTCTCTCTTGA